Proteins encoded within one genomic window of Vicinamibacterales bacterium:
- a CDS encoding DUF3810 family protein: MLRTLRAGLVLMALAVALVPWPASWVEFGYSERIYLSIQHALTSWSNACPFAVTDALLLVLVAGLVTTGVWMIRDRREVGTLQAMWRLVVRVLPVLSVVYLVFIGFWGLNYRREPLRTRLDFSRQRVTPVSARAMAEQVLSRVNALYHAARGGAAAQWDALPTVLGPAFGRVQRQLAAVDPAVPGVPKRSVLTLYLERAGVSGVTNPFALEVVVDQSLLPFERAFVAAHEWAHLAGYADESEANFVGWLTCLQGPPAAEYSGDLVLLLHLLGAVTPAERTALVQTLEKGPRDDVRAMGRREARIWPLLQRPAWWLYDRYLLANHVEQGVRSYGAALELFLGTRYASGWVPQHATGRSGAGAS; the protein is encoded by the coding sequence ATGTTGCGGACTCTCCGCGCCGGTCTCGTTCTGATGGCGCTCGCGGTGGCGCTCGTACCGTGGCCCGCGTCCTGGGTCGAGTTCGGCTACTCCGAGCGGATCTACCTGTCGATTCAGCACGCCCTCACCTCCTGGTCCAACGCCTGTCCGTTTGCCGTGACCGACGCCCTGTTGCTGGTGCTCGTCGCTGGACTGGTGACGACGGGCGTCTGGATGATTCGTGACCGCAGAGAAGTGGGCACCCTGCAGGCGATGTGGCGCCTGGTCGTCCGCGTGCTTCCGGTTCTGTCGGTGGTCTATCTCGTGTTCATCGGGTTCTGGGGCCTCAACTACCGACGCGAACCGCTCCGGACTCGCCTCGACTTCTCGAGGCAGCGCGTCACCCCGGTGTCGGCGCGCGCGATGGCCGAACAGGTGCTCTCCCGTGTCAACGCGCTGTACCACGCCGCTCGGGGTGGCGCGGCTGCCCAATGGGATGCGTTGCCGACGGTGCTCGGTCCCGCGTTTGGGCGTGTCCAGCGGCAACTGGCGGCCGTAGACCCCGCAGTACCTGGAGTACCGAAGCGTTCGGTCCTGACGCTGTATCTGGAGCGGGCCGGCGTCTCGGGCGTCACCAACCCGTTCGCGCTCGAAGTCGTCGTCGATCAGTCGTTGTTGCCGTTCGAGCGTGCCTTTGTGGCGGCGCACGAGTGGGCGCACCTGGCAGGCTATGCGGACGAATCGGAGGCAAACTTCGTTGGCTGGCTGACCTGTCTCCAGGGGCCGCCGGCCGCGGAGTACAGCGGAGACCTGGTCCTGCTGCTGCACCTGCTCGGGGCCGTCACACCCGCAGAACGGACCGCGCTCGTGCAAACGCTGGAGAAGGGCCCACGCGACGACGTGCGGGCGATGGGCAGACGAGAGGCGCGGATCTGGCCGCTACTCCAGCGTCCTGCGTGGTGGCTCTACGACCGGTATCTGCTCGCCAACCACGTGGAACAGGGCGTGCGGAGCTATGGCGCGGCACTCGAACTCTTCCTTGGGACTCGGTACGCAAGTGGCTGGGTGCCCCAGCACGCGACAGGACGCTCCGGCGCGGGAGCGAGCTGA
- a CDS encoding Tex-like N-terminal domain-containing protein codes for METTVRRIAGELGVHEEQVEAVLRLLGEGGTTPFLARYRKEATGGLDLARLRTIEDRVHQVRELDERRAFILKAIGDQGKLTPELQTAIAVADSRARLEDLYLPFKQKRKSRANQAREAGLEPLADLLLSRHDLSPDQEAERFINAERGVGDRLVALDGARWILLERFSEDPQLLDAIRRYVLDHATLQSKVVEGKQEKGAKFAEYFAFNEPAKSLPSNRVLALFRGRKEGVLRLSLLLAPPPGATAVPAEAARTAPTTEMPAVGDDVPTLVSEGAAAPVDEPAADGVEPVADRVEPASDGVEPVADRVEPAGDAGDAGEPAQVAPRHEPVREPPGVPEQMIAERFGVHAEGHPGDAWLVDAIRRAWKMKIFPYVQVEIEGWLRDQAEREAIHLYARSLRDLLMAAPAGPRVVMGLDPGLRTGVKVAVADPAGVVLETATLFPHQPKNEWDQSADALIGLMEKYAVELVGIGNGTGSRETDRLLSDVAKRRPELKFNKVIVSEAGASAYASSRLASREVATVEVSLRAAVSVAHRLQDPLAELAKIEPRTIGVGQYQHDVNQAHLSGALIAVVEDCVSEVGIDLNTASPALLGRVPGLNHRLADNIVAVRATGGPFRTREELRRVPGVTERIFEQAAGFVRIAAGDQVLDTTRIHPEAYSIVERMAQAVARPVVELIGNDEALQAVVPEAYTDDCVGLPTISDILSELRAPAQDPRPPFRIASFKEGVDDIADLTPGMVLEGVVTNVATFGAFVDIGVHQDGLVHVSRLADRFVKDPHEVVKAGDIVRVKVLEVDMERKRIALTMRFEKKPAPFVRPQGPRAPREPGANAQKAGPRRRPAPAQYQQPAPKSPAAETAMSAAFSKLLRRS; via the coding sequence ATGGAGACGACCGTTCGACGGATTGCCGGGGAACTTGGGGTGCACGAAGAGCAGGTCGAGGCCGTACTGCGTCTGCTGGGCGAGGGGGGCACGACGCCGTTCCTGGCCCGGTACCGCAAGGAGGCGACGGGGGGGCTCGATCTGGCCCGCCTTCGGACGATCGAGGATCGCGTCCACCAGGTTCGAGAACTGGACGAACGGCGCGCATTCATTCTGAAGGCGATCGGGGACCAGGGGAAGCTGACCCCCGAGTTGCAGACGGCGATTGCCGTCGCCGACAGCCGGGCGCGCCTCGAGGATCTCTACCTGCCGTTCAAGCAGAAGAGGAAGAGCCGCGCAAATCAGGCGCGCGAGGCGGGGCTGGAGCCGCTGGCCGATCTACTGCTCAGCCGGCACGATCTGTCACCCGATCAGGAAGCGGAGCGGTTCATCAACGCCGAGAGGGGTGTTGGCGACCGGCTTGTGGCACTCGACGGCGCCCGGTGGATCCTCCTCGAGCGCTTCTCTGAAGATCCGCAACTGCTCGACGCCATCCGGCGGTACGTGCTCGACCATGCCACGCTGCAATCGAAGGTCGTCGAGGGCAAACAAGAAAAGGGCGCGAAGTTCGCCGAGTACTTCGCCTTCAACGAGCCCGCGAAGAGCCTGCCGTCCAACCGTGTGCTTGCGCTGTTCCGCGGACGCAAGGAAGGCGTGCTCCGCCTGTCACTGCTGCTGGCGCCGCCTCCGGGAGCGACTGCCGTCCCAGCGGAGGCGGCGCGGACAGCGCCGACGACAGAGATGCCGGCGGTCGGAGACGACGTGCCGACCCTGGTTTCCGAAGGCGCCGCGGCACCGGTCGACGAACCGGCGGCCGACGGCGTCGAGCCGGTAGCCGACCGAGTCGAACCGGCAAGCGACGGCGTCGAGCCGGTAGCCGACCGAGTCGAGCCGGCTGGAGATGCCGGAGATGCCGGCGAGCCGGCGCAGGTCGCACCGCGCCACGAACCGGTGCGTGAGCCGCCTGGTGTGCCGGAGCAGATGATCGCGGAGCGGTTCGGCGTCCACGCCGAGGGGCATCCCGGAGATGCATGGCTCGTCGACGCGATTCGGCGCGCGTGGAAGATGAAGATCTTCCCGTATGTGCAGGTCGAGATCGAAGGTTGGCTGCGCGACCAGGCCGAGCGTGAGGCTATTCACCTCTACGCGCGCAGTCTGCGTGACCTTCTGATGGCGGCGCCGGCCGGGCCTCGCGTGGTGATGGGGCTCGACCCGGGACTCAGGACTGGCGTGAAAGTGGCGGTCGCCGATCCTGCGGGCGTCGTGCTCGAGACGGCGACGCTCTTTCCCCATCAGCCGAAGAACGAGTGGGACCAGTCTGCCGACGCGCTGATTGGCCTGATGGAGAAGTACGCGGTCGAGCTCGTTGGCATCGGGAACGGCACCGGATCGCGCGAAACCGACCGGCTGCTCTCCGACGTCGCGAAGCGGCGACCCGAACTGAAGTTCAACAAGGTCATTGTGTCCGAGGCCGGCGCCTCGGCGTACGCCTCGTCGCGCCTGGCGTCCCGCGAGGTGGCGACGGTGGAGGTGTCGTTGCGCGCCGCGGTGAGCGTCGCCCATCGACTGCAGGATCCGCTCGCCGAACTCGCGAAGATCGAGCCGCGGACAATCGGTGTCGGGCAGTATCAGCACGATGTCAACCAGGCCCATCTGTCCGGCGCGCTGATCGCCGTCGTCGAGGACTGCGTGAGCGAGGTTGGCATCGATCTCAATACCGCAAGCCCGGCGCTGCTCGGTCGCGTGCCGGGGCTCAACCATCGCCTCGCCGACAACATCGTAGCCGTGCGCGCAACGGGCGGCCCCTTCCGGACGCGCGAGGAACTGCGCCGTGTGCCGGGAGTCACCGAGCGCATCTTCGAGCAGGCGGCCGGATTCGTCCGCATCGCGGCCGGCGACCAGGTACTCGACACGACGCGCATCCATCCCGAGGCGTATTCGATCGTCGAACGGATGGCGCAGGCCGTTGCGCGGCCCGTCGTCGAGTTGATCGGCAACGACGAGGCGCTCCAGGCGGTCGTACCCGAAGCGTACACCGACGACTGCGTGGGCCTTCCGACGATCAGCGACATCCTGTCCGAACTACGTGCGCCGGCACAGGATCCGCGGCCGCCGTTCCGCATCGCGTCGTTCAAGGAGGGCGTTGACGACATTGCCGATCTGACTCCGGGCATGGTGCTCGAGGGAGTCGTCACCAACGTGGCCACGTTCGGCGCGTTCGTGGATATCGGCGTGCACCAGGATGGCCTCGTGCACGTGTCACGCCTGGCGGACCGCTTCGTCAAGGATCCCCACGAGGTCGTGAAGGCCGGCGATATCGTCCGCGTCAAGGTGCTCGAAGTGGACATGGAGCGAAAACGGATCGCGCTCACGATGCGATTCGAGAAGAAGCCGGCGCCCTTCGTGCGACCGCAGGGACCGCGAGCGCCGCGCGAGCCCGGCGCGAATGCCCAGAAGGCCGGCCCGAGGCGCAGGCCGGCGCCCGCTCAGTACCAGCAACCCGCGCCGAAGAGCCCGGCGGCCGAGACCGCGATGTCGGCGGCGTTCTCCAAGTTGTTGCGAAGGTCCTAG
- a CDS encoding NCS2 family permease, which yields MLDRLFRLSARGTNVRTEVLAGVTTFLTMAYIVFVQPAVLSVDLSGKPTGLDFGAVLVATCLASALASVLMGLVADYPIALAPGMGENFFFVTVVMSLAHLGLPHPWQTALGIVFLSGLVFILLTLVRLREAVIDAISPSMRNGIAVGIGLFIAFIGLRNGSLVVGKPGTLVGLNPQMGSPDVAVFGLGLVVSAVLLARRVRGGLLWGILAGAGLAFALGRIQFNGVFGLPAVQQTAFLAMDVRSALQPALVPFIIVFVFMGLFDTVGTLVGVAEQAGLLEQNRLPRANRALLVDATGITAGACLGTSTMTCYIESAAGVAAGGRTGLTAIVTGLLFIGALLVGPLVRMIGSYPPITAPALVLVGTLMIQNARKIDWDDMSEAVPVFLTIVGIPLCYSIADGLALGFVSYPVVKLLSGRARDVRWLSYVMAALLVVYFLAVRNQLG from the coding sequence GTGCTCGACCGTCTCTTTCGCCTGTCCGCGCGCGGCACCAACGTGCGTACGGAAGTCCTCGCCGGCGTCACGACGTTCCTGACGATGGCATACATCGTCTTCGTGCAGCCGGCCGTGTTGTCGGTCGATCTCAGCGGAAAGCCCACGGGTCTCGATTTCGGCGCGGTGCTCGTCGCGACATGTCTGGCGTCCGCGCTCGCGTCGGTTCTGATGGGCCTGGTGGCCGACTATCCAATCGCGCTCGCACCCGGAATGGGGGAGAACTTCTTCTTCGTCACGGTGGTGATGAGCCTGGCCCACCTGGGTCTGCCACACCCCTGGCAGACCGCGCTCGGCATAGTGTTCCTCTCCGGGCTGGTGTTCATCCTGCTGACGCTGGTGCGGTTGCGGGAGGCCGTGATCGACGCGATCAGTCCGAGCATGCGCAACGGCATTGCCGTGGGGATCGGGCTGTTCATCGCATTCATCGGACTCCGAAACGGCAGTCTGGTGGTGGGGAAGCCGGGGACGCTCGTGGGCCTCAACCCGCAGATGGGCTCACCCGATGTTGCGGTGTTCGGATTGGGCCTCGTGGTCTCCGCGGTCCTGCTGGCGCGCCGGGTGAGAGGCGGGCTGTTGTGGGGAATCCTGGCAGGGGCCGGGCTGGCGTTTGCCCTGGGCCGGATCCAATTCAACGGCGTCTTCGGATTGCCGGCCGTTCAGCAAACGGCCTTCTTGGCGATGGACGTGCGCTCTGCGCTGCAACCCGCGCTGGTCCCGTTCATCATCGTGTTCGTCTTCATGGGCCTGTTCGACACCGTCGGTACCCTCGTCGGGGTCGCTGAACAAGCCGGGTTGCTCGAGCAGAACCGGTTGCCGAGGGCGAACCGCGCGCTGCTCGTTGATGCGACGGGCATCACGGCGGGCGCGTGCCTGGGGACCAGCACGATGACGTGCTACATCGAGAGCGCGGCCGGCGTCGCCGCCGGCGGCCGAACCGGGTTGACCGCCATCGTCACCGGCCTGCTGTTCATCGGCGCGTTGCTGGTCGGGCCGCTGGTGCGGATGATCGGCAGCTACCCGCCGATCACCGCGCCGGCCCTGGTATTGGTGGGAACGCTGATGATCCAGAACGCGCGGAAGATCGACTGGGACGACATGTCCGAGGCGGTCCCGGTCTTCCTGACGATCGTCGGCATCCCGTTGTGCTATTCGATTGCCGACGGCCTGGCGCTGGGCTTTGTCAGCTACCCGGTCGTCAAGCTGCTCAGCGGCCGTGCGCGCGACGTGCGGTGGTTGTCGTACGTGATGGCCGCGCTGCTCGTGGTCTACTTTCTGGCCGTGCGGAATCAGCTCGGGTGA